The Nitrosopumilus cobalaminigenes genome contains a region encoding:
- a CDS encoding formate--phosphoribosylaminoimidazolecarboxamide ligase, whose protein sequence is MTSIATLGSHCSLQVLKGAKDEGLKTILVCEKKREKLYKRFPFIDELIIVDSFKEVLDQKCQSILEENNAVLIPHGTLVAQMSSEEIESIKTPVFGNKWILRWESDREMKEKLMREAKLPMPKPVTEPSEIEKLVIVKRQGAAGGKGYFMAANEGDYNAKRNQLISEGTISKDETLYIQEYAAGVLAYLTFFYSPLKEELEFFGVDQRHESDIEGLGRIPAEQQMKSDKVPSFNVIGNSPLVLRESLLDEVYKMGENFVEAARRVVKPGMNGPFCIEGVYDENAKFTSFEFSARIVAGSNIYMDGSPYYSLLFNETMSMGKRIAREVKTATESNQLDKITT, encoded by the coding sequence ATGACTTCAATTGCAACATTAGGCTCCCATTGCTCTTTACAGGTTCTAAAAGGAGCAAAAGATGAAGGTTTGAAAACAATTCTAGTATGTGAAAAAAAACGTGAAAAATTATACAAAAGATTCCCATTTATTGATGAGTTAATCATCGTAGATTCATTCAAAGAAGTACTTGATCAAAAATGCCAATCAATTCTTGAAGAAAATAATGCAGTCCTAATTCCTCATGGTACCCTAGTTGCACAAATGAGTTCTGAAGAAATTGAATCAATCAAGACTCCAGTATTTGGCAACAAGTGGATTCTCAGATGGGAGTCAGATAGAGAAATGAAAGAAAAACTCATGAGAGAAGCAAAACTTCCAATGCCAAAACCAGTTACAGAACCAAGTGAAATTGAAAAACTAGTAATTGTAAAAAGACAAGGAGCAGCTGGCGGTAAAGGTTACTTTATGGCTGCAAACGAAGGGGATTATAATGCTAAAAGAAATCAATTGATTTCAGAAGGAACAATTTCAAAGGATGAAACTCTGTACATTCAAGAATATGCCGCGGGGGTTTTAGCTTATTTGACATTTTTCTATTCTCCATTAAAAGAAGAGTTGGAGTTCTTTGGAGTTGATCAAAGACATGAATCAGACATTGAAGGATTGGGCAGAATTCCAGCAGAGCAACAAATGAAATCAGACAAAGTTCCATCATTCAACGTTATTGGTAATAGTCCACTAGTTTTACGAGAATCTCTATTAGATGAAGTGTATAAAATGGGAGAAAATTTTGTTGAAGCTGCTAGAAGAGTAGTAAAACCAGGAATGAATGGTCCATTTTGTATTGAAGGAGTTTATGATGAGAATGCAAAATTCACATCTTTTGAATTTTCAGCAAGAATTGTTGCAGGTTCCAATATCTACATGGATGGCTCACCATACTATTCATTATTGTTTAATGAAACAATGAGTATGGGTAAAAGAATTGCAAGAGAAGTAAAAACAGCCACAGAATCTAATCAATTAGATAAAATTACAACTTAG
- the gatA gene encoding Asp-tRNA(Asn)/Glu-tRNA(Gln) amidotransferase subunit GatA, with translation MNLKISALDYIQEVKTGNISVEDFVAATIERIQNVDDKLHAFLSVNDKSIDQAREIDKKIKSGQQVGDCFGMPISIKDNMCIKNSKTTCASKMLENFVAPYDATVITKLKQQDAIFIGKVNMDEFAMGLTTEFSAYGPSKNPWNIDCVPGGSSGGSAVSVSAFECIASLGSDTGGSVRNPASFCSTVGYKPTYGLISRYGLISYANSIEQIGPFTRTVKDTAFMLNKITGLDPNDNTTVDNKNEDYLAGIDAGIEGKKIGIIKEMMGDGIAPEVLSATKDAIAKLEGLGAICEEISLDMVKYSVAAYYTITATEAGSNLARYDNLRYGYDFPLEGYEFNSYISKARKKFGPEVTRRMIIGGFVPSAGHAGKYFLKALKVKSKLTKEINEAFKKFDFLIAPTVPILPFKIGEKIDDPISLFLVDINTVTANLTGKPAISIPYSISNGLPIGIQLIADSMNDKLLLQAAYALEQTVSLPEVPI, from the coding sequence ATGAATCTAAAAATTTCTGCCCTTGATTACATTCAAGAAGTAAAAACAGGAAATATTTCTGTAGAAGATTTTGTTGCAGCAACAATTGAACGAATTCAAAATGTAGATGATAAATTACATGCTTTTCTGTCTGTAAATGATAAATCTATAGATCAAGCCAGAGAAATTGATAAAAAAATAAAATCAGGTCAACAAGTTGGTGATTGCTTTGGAATGCCTATCTCAATTAAAGATAACATGTGCATCAAAAATTCTAAAACTACATGTGCATCAAAAATGCTTGAAAATTTTGTAGCACCTTATGATGCTACAGTAATAACAAAATTAAAACAACAAGATGCCATTTTCATTGGAAAAGTAAACATGGATGAATTTGCCATGGGGTTGACCACTGAATTTAGTGCATACGGTCCAAGTAAAAATCCGTGGAACATTGATTGTGTTCCTGGAGGTTCTTCGGGAGGAAGTGCTGTATCTGTAAGTGCGTTTGAATGTATTGCATCCTTAGGCTCTGATACTGGAGGATCTGTTAGAAATCCTGCAAGCTTTTGTTCAACTGTTGGTTACAAACCAACATATGGATTGATTAGTAGATATGGGTTGATTTCATATGCAAACAGCATTGAGCAAATTGGCCCTTTTACTAGAACTGTAAAAGATACTGCATTCATGTTGAATAAGATTACAGGACTTGATCCAAACGATAACACTACTGTAGATAACAAAAATGAAGACTATCTAGCAGGAATAGATGCTGGAATTGAGGGTAAAAAAATAGGCATAATCAAAGAAATGATGGGGGATGGAATTGCTCCTGAAGTTCTCAGTGCAACTAAAGATGCAATTGCAAAGCTAGAAGGGTTAGGTGCGATTTGTGAGGAAATTTCTCTTGACATGGTAAAGTATTCTGTTGCTGCATATTATACAATCACTGCAACAGAAGCTGGTAGTAATCTTGCAAGATATGATAATCTAAGATATGGTTATGATTTCCCATTAGAAGGATACGAATTCAACTCATACATATCGAAAGCTCGTAAAAAGTTTGGACCCGAAGTTACAAGAAGAATGATTATTGGCGGATTTGTTCCTTCTGCAGGACACGCTGGAAAATATTTCTTAAAAGCATTAAAAGTAAAAAGTAAACTTACTAAAGAAATCAATGAAGCATTTAAAAAATTTGATTTCCTAATTGCTCCTACTGTCCCTATTCTTCCATTTAAAATTGGAGAAAAAATAGATGATCCTATATCTTTATTTTTAGTTGATATCAATACCGTAACTGCAAATCTTACTGGAAAACCTGCAATATCTATTCCATATTCTATTTCAAATGGATTACCTATCGGAATACAATTGATAGCAGACTCAATGAATGATAAATTACTATTGCAAGCCGCATATGCATTAGAACAAACTGTTAGTTTACCGGAGGTTCCAATATGA
- a CDS encoding Asp-tRNA(Asn)/Glu-tRNA(Gln) amidotransferase subunit GatC, with product MVSEEEIEHVSKLMKIDIDDHKEYVEKVHTMIDYFDILDSAGVESEEISMPEISLSNLREDEYVPFDDKLIEKLNHYKGTYVRAPKMSS from the coding sequence ATGGTTTCAGAAGAAGAAATTGAACATGTTTCAAAATTGATGAAAATTGATATTGATGATCATAAAGAATATGTTGAAAAAGTCCATACTATGATAGACTATTTTGATATTCTAGATTCTGCCGGAGTTGAATCTGAAGAAATCTCGATGCCTGAAATTTCTTTATCTAATCTTAGAGAAGATGAGTATGTTCCATTTGATGATAAATTAATTGAAAAACTAAACCATTACAAGGGGACATACGTTCGTGCACCAAAGATGTCTTCATGA
- the aspS gene encoding aspartate--tRNA(Asn) ligase, with amino-acid sequence MIETELGSLRRSHYSNEINSSMDGTQVTIMGWVLTIRGHGNISFGTIRDKNGDLSIVAKKGDCPDEIREKISSLKAHSSIAVTGNVKASEKAPSGFEIIPTELRIFSEVEKIPPFEPTVKTVKNIDTRLEVRPIDLRRDVLQHVFKTRSLVLKSIREYFGNQNFVEINTPKMIATATEGGAALFPIFYYNKEAFLAQSPQLYKEQLTMSFEKVFEIAPIFRAEPSRTNRHLAEAISIDLEEAFVDYNDVMNRIEEIVKVSIQAVNEYVKDNPSSEFPAIDVPEHIPRYTYDELVDKMQKAGAKTEWGDDLYPSNLKKIGLDGFYFITDWPLAPKPFYVKDSKSNPKVSESFDLMYGDLELSSGSTRIEKRDELAERMKNKGMKTDAFEYHLGAFDYGVPPHAGCGIGLERLIMVLTGTENIRDTTFYPRDVDRLTP; translated from the coding sequence ATGATTGAAACTGAACTAGGATCTTTACGCAGATCTCACTATTCAAATGAAATTAACTCCTCAATGGATGGCACACAGGTAACTATAATGGGTTGGGTTTTGACAATTCGAGGTCATGGAAACATTAGTTTTGGTACAATTCGTGACAAAAATGGAGATCTTTCGATTGTGGCAAAAAAAGGAGATTGTCCTGATGAAATACGAGAAAAAATCTCATCACTAAAAGCACATTCTTCTATTGCAGTAACTGGCAATGTTAAAGCATCTGAAAAAGCACCTAGTGGATTTGAAATAATTCCAACAGAATTAAGAATTTTCTCAGAGGTTGAAAAAATACCTCCTTTTGAGCCTACTGTTAAAACTGTAAAAAATATTGATACGAGATTAGAAGTAAGACCAATTGATCTAAGACGAGATGTTCTTCAACATGTCTTCAAAACTCGAAGTTTAGTTTTAAAATCAATTAGAGAATACTTTGGAAATCAAAACTTTGTGGAAATTAATACTCCAAAAATGATTGCAACAGCTACCGAAGGTGGAGCAGCACTATTTCCAATATTTTACTATAACAAAGAAGCATTCTTAGCTCAAAGCCCCCAATTATACAAAGAACAACTCACTATGAGTTTTGAAAAAGTTTTTGAGATTGCTCCTATTTTTAGAGCGGAACCCTCTAGAACAAATAGACATTTGGCTGAAGCAATATCTATCGATTTAGAAGAAGCATTCGTTGATTACAATGATGTAATGAACAGAATTGAAGAAATTGTCAAAGTTTCAATTCAAGCAGTCAATGAATATGTAAAAGACAACCCTTCATCTGAATTTCCTGCAATTGATGTTCCTGAACATATTCCAAGATACACATACGATGAATTGGTAGATAAGATGCAAAAAGCTGGTGCAAAGACTGAATGGGGTGATGACTTGTATCCATCAAATTTGAAAAAAATAGGTCTTGATGGTTTTTATTTTATTACTGATTGGCCTCTTGCACCAAAGCCTTTCTATGTAAAAGATAGTAAATCCAACCCAAAAGTTTCAGAATCATTTGATTTGATGTATGGTGATTTAGAATTATCTTCTGGCAGTACAAGAATTGAAAAACGAGATGAGTTAGCTGAAAGAATGAAAAATAAAGGGATGAAAACAGATGCATTTGAATACCATCTTGGAGCTTTTGATTATGGTGTTCCTCCACACGCTGGATGTGGTATTGGGCTCGAGAGACTAATTATGGTCTTGACAGGCACTGAAAATATTCGTGATACTACATTCTATCCAAGAGATGTGGATAGGCTAACCCCATAG
- the gatB gene encoding Asp-tRNA(Asn)/Glu-tRNA(Gln) amidotransferase subunit GatB: MTMIGLEIHCQLTNLNSKLFCSCKANYREFEINENICPICMGLPGSLPRLNQEAVKKATIIAMALNCSTPEKIAFFRKNYFYPDSPKNFQTTQLNIYGDTSVGGTGSIMVGDKKIRITRIQLEEDPGRLIYEGSSSKNQITLVDYNRAGTPLVEIVTEPDFETPKEVRDFLNILSDILTNLGVADPSLEGAMRADANISIEGGKKVEIKNIGSFHDLEKATHFEITRQESLHSRDIEIIQETRHWDDKRKITVSSRSKEEELDYRYFLEGDIPWIKMDPEIHKKLQTQMPESIRSKKERYITKYNIPAQVADVLSSDKYYSDLFEESHTETNAKEVANIITTDLMGLVDTREKREASKFTATHLKELADSIQSGKVSRNSSKNALHEILKTGKDLTTVISELDLGNVSDESELSGIVSQVIKEESQAVEQAKSNPQTINFLVGKVMQKTKGKADPILTLELLKKQIGI, encoded by the coding sequence ATGACTATGATAGGTTTAGAAATTCACTGTCAGTTGACTAATTTGAATAGTAAATTATTTTGTTCTTGTAAGGCAAACTATAGAGAATTTGAAATCAATGAAAATATCTGCCCTATTTGTATGGGTTTGCCTGGGAGTTTGCCAAGATTAAATCAAGAAGCAGTTAAAAAAGCCACCATTATTGCAATGGCGCTAAATTGTTCAACTCCGGAAAAAATTGCATTTTTTAGAAAAAATTATTTTTATCCAGATTCTCCAAAAAATTTTCAAACTACTCAATTGAACATTTACGGTGACACAAGCGTGGGTGGCACTGGTTCTATCATGGTTGGAGACAAAAAAATTAGAATCACTAGAATTCAACTAGAAGAAGATCCTGGACGTTTAATTTACGAAGGAAGTTCATCTAAAAACCAAATTACGTTAGTAGATTACAATCGTGCAGGCACACCTTTAGTGGAAATTGTTACCGAACCTGATTTTGAAACTCCTAAAGAAGTAAGAGATTTTCTTAATATCCTATCTGATATTCTAACAAATCTTGGTGTTGCAGATCCTAGTTTAGAGGGGGCAATGAGGGCTGATGCCAATATTTCAATTGAAGGTGGAAAAAAAGTTGAAATTAAAAATATTGGTTCATTTCATGATTTAGAAAAAGCAACTCATTTTGAAATTACAAGACAAGAAAGTTTGCATTCAAGAGATATAGAAATAATTCAAGAAACTCGTCATTGGGACGATAAAAGAAAAATTACAGTTTCATCTCGTTCCAAAGAGGAAGAACTTGATTATCGTTATTTCTTAGAAGGAGATATTCCTTGGATAAAGATGGATCCTGAAATTCATAAAAAATTACAAACCCAAATGCCTGAAAGTATTAGATCTAAAAAAGAAAGGTACATTACAAAATATAACATACCTGCACAAGTTGCAGATGTCTTATCTTCAGACAAATATTATTCTGATTTATTTGAAGAATCTCACACAGAAACTAATGCAAAAGAAGTTGCAAATATTATTACTACTGATTTAATGGGATTAGTTGATACTCGAGAAAAACGTGAAGCATCCAAATTTACAGCAACTCATTTGAAAGAACTTGCAGATTCAATTCAATCAGGTAAGGTATCTCGAAATTCTTCAAAGAATGCATTACATGAAATTTTAAAAACAGGTAAGGATTTAACTACTGTGATTTCCGAATTAGATCTTGGTAATGTATCTGATGAATCTGAATTATCTGGAATAGTTTCACAGGTAATTAAGGAAGAATCACAAGCAGTTGAACAAGCAAAATCTAATCCTCAAACAATAAACTTCTTGGTGGGAAAAGTAATGCAAAAAACAAAGGGCAAGGCAGATCCTATATTGACATTGGAATTATTGAAAAAACAAATTGGAATCTAA